A region of Maribacter algicola DNA encodes the following proteins:
- the dnaJ gene encoding molecular chaperone DnaJ gives MKEDYYEVLGISKSASAAEIKKAYRKKALQYHPDKNPGDAKAEEMFKKSAEAYEVLSDPNKKAKYDQFGHAAFEGGGFGGGGMNMDDIFSQFGDIFGSAFGGGGFSGFGGFGGGGQRRVKGSNLRIRVKLTLDEIANGVEKKVKVRRKIQAEGVTYKTCTTCNGRGQVTKIQNTILGRMQTAATCSTCGGNGQILDGRPGDADAQGLKISEETVSINIPAGVEEGMQLKVPGKGNDAPGNGIPGDLLVAIETQEHETLKREGDNLHYDLYISITDAILGTSKEIDAVGGKVRIKLEPGIQSGKILRLRGKGISSLNGYGSGDLLVHVNVWTPKELNKEQRDFFERMQGNENFEPKPEKSDKSFFEKVKDMFS, from the coding sequence ATGAAGGAAGATTATTACGAAGTACTTGGTATCAGTAAAAGTGCCTCCGCTGCCGAAATAAAAAAGGCATATAGAAAAAAGGCATTGCAATACCATCCAGATAAAAATCCGGGTGATGCCAAGGCGGAAGAGATGTTCAAGAAATCTGCCGAAGCCTATGAAGTCCTGAGTGACCCCAACAAAAAGGCAAAATATGATCAATTTGGTCATGCTGCTTTTGAAGGAGGCGGTTTTGGAGGAGGAGGAATGAACATGGACGATATTTTCAGCCAATTCGGAGATATATTCGGCAGTGCCTTTGGTGGAGGCGGATTTAGTGGGTTTGGCGGTTTTGGCGGTGGTGGCCAGCGCAGGGTGAAAGGAAGCAACCTTCGCATCCGTGTAAAGCTTACCTTGGACGAGATAGCCAATGGGGTTGAGAAAAAAGTCAAGGTAAGAAGGAAGATACAGGCTGAAGGTGTTACCTATAAAACATGTACTACATGCAATGGCCGCGGACAGGTAACAAAAATCCAAAATACCATATTGGGAAGGATGCAAACAGCTGCAACATGTAGTACCTGTGGTGGAAACGGTCAAATTTTAGATGGTAGGCCTGGGGATGCAGATGCCCAAGGCTTAAAAATATCGGAAGAAACCGTGTCCATAAACATTCCGGCCGGAGTAGAAGAAGGAATGCAATTAAAAGTGCCCGGAAAAGGTAATGATGCTCCAGGAAACGGTATTCCAGGAGATTTATTGGTGGCCATTGAAACGCAGGAGCATGAGACATTAAAGCGGGAAGGGGACAATCTACACTACGATCTTTATATCAGCATAACGGATGCCATCCTAGGTACTTCAAAAGAAATTGACGCTGTAGGCGGAAAAGTGAGAATTAAATTGGAACCCGGAATCCAATCTGGTAAAATACTAAGATTACGGGGAAAGGGCATATCCAGCCTTAATGGGTATGGTAGTGGGGATCTGTTGGTACATGTTAATGTGTGGACGCCCAAAGAATTGAACAAGGAACAAAGAGACTTCTTTGAACGTATGCAGGGCAATGAAAATTTTGAACCAAAACCAGAAAAATCCGATAAATCGTTTTTTGAAAAAGTGAAGGATATGTTCTCTTAA
- a CDS encoding branched-chain amino acid aminotransferase: MSVETKNVNISIERAKTSKLDQVDFDNLKFGSVYTDHMLVCDYKDGAWQAPKIMPYQPIMLDPSAKVFHYGQAIFEGMKAYKDENGDIFLFRPLDNQKRLNISAKRLAIPELPEEYFMEGLTTLLQLDSDFIPTKEGSSLYIRPFMFASGNGFHASPADEYKFIIACAPSGSYFSGKVRVLIEQTYSRSANGGVGFAKAGGNYAGQFYPTQLAIEKGYNQVIWTDDTEHEYIEEAGAMNIFVRINDTLITGPTSDRILDGITRKSILEIAKDNNIPTEVRKITVTEVVNAAKDGSLKEMFGAGTAAVISPISAFGYKGTDFDLPELENSYASKLKKLITDIQYNKSEDKYGWRFKINN, translated from the coding sequence ATGAGCGTAGAAACAAAAAACGTGAACATTAGTATAGAAAGGGCAAAGACCTCTAAATTAGACCAAGTCGATTTTGACAATCTTAAATTTGGGTCTGTTTACACGGATCATATGTTGGTCTGTGATTATAAGGACGGGGCATGGCAAGCTCCAAAAATTATGCCCTATCAACCTATCATGTTAGATCCTTCGGCGAAGGTCTTCCATTATGGACAGGCCATTTTTGAAGGCATGAAGGCCTATAAGGATGAGAATGGGGATATATTCTTGTTTAGACCTTTGGATAACCAAAAACGGCTCAACATATCCGCTAAGCGACTTGCCATACCGGAATTGCCAGAGGAATATTTCATGGAGGGCCTTACCACCTTATTGCAGTTGGACAGCGATTTCATCCCAACAAAAGAAGGCTCCTCCTTATATATTAGACCTTTTATGTTCGCTTCGGGAAATGGCTTTCATGCATCCCCGGCAGACGAATATAAATTCATAATAGCCTGTGCCCCGTCTGGTTCCTATTTTTCGGGAAAGGTAAGGGTATTGATAGAGCAGACCTACTCCCGTTCCGCCAATGGTGGTGTAGGGTTTGCCAAGGCTGGAGGAAATTATGCGGGACAGTTCTACCCTACCCAATTGGCCATTGAAAAAGGGTACAATCAGGTTATCTGGACAGACGACACGGAACATGAATACATTGAGGAAGCCGGTGCGATGAACATTTTTGTTCGTATCAACGATACCTTGATAACAGGACCCACCAGCGATAGAATCTTGGATGGCATTACAAGAAAAAGTATTTTGGAAATAGCAAAGGACAACAATATTCCTACCGAAGTGCGGAAAATTACGGTAACCGAAGTGGTCAATGCTGCCAAGGACGGTTCTTTGAAGGAAATGTTTGGGGCTGGGACGGCCGCCGTAATTTCGCCCATTTCTGCCTTTGGCTACAAAGGAACCGATTTTGACCTTCCGGAACTGGAAAATAGCTATGCCTCCAAATTGAAAAAATTGATTACGGACATACAGTACAATAAATCCGAAGACAAATACGGTTGGCGCTTTAAGATCAACAACTAA
- a CDS encoding outer membrane beta-barrel protein, with protein sequence MKQIINTKFVKNIVLSTLALFSAVFVIAQEEESGSKFTLSGSIDAYYRTTFKDGGNATTATPTSFANQTGFALGMANLIGTYDMGKTGVVVDLVFGPRGTEATFNNDVLNGIINQAYAYWNVSDKTTLTIGRFNTWVGYEVIAPAANFNYSVSYLFSNGPFSHLGAKADFAFSDDVSLMLAITNPWDTNDISGSGVYALGGQLGLYGQFINVYYDGGSEVAGGLGFEIDYTGGFDLSDSFFFGINAAYNDNSQTNSGFYGAAIYPQITTSDSFAIGLRGEYFAYTADGFDDVPVTALTLTGSYTKENLIIKPEIRLDSFGKDNEPFFDSNGGTTNSLSSFALAAIYSF encoded by the coding sequence ATGAAACAGATTATAAATACAAAATTCGTAAAAAATATTGTTTTGTCAACATTGGCACTTTTTTCAGCTGTTTTCGTAATAGCACAAGAAGAGGAAAGCGGTTCAAAGTTTACCTTGAGCGGATCCATTGATGCTTATTACAGGACAACATTCAAAGATGGTGGTAATGCTACAACTGCAACCCCAACTTCATTTGCAAATCAAACAGGATTTGCTTTAGGTATGGCAAATTTAATAGGGACGTACGACATGGGAAAAACAGGAGTCGTTGTGGACTTGGTTTTCGGACCAAGGGGTACAGAAGCTACCTTCAACAATGATGTTTTAAATGGAATCATCAACCAGGCTTATGCTTATTGGAATGTTTCCGACAAAACTACCTTAACCATAGGTCGTTTCAATACTTGGGTAGGGTATGAAGTTATTGCACCAGCAGCAAACTTCAATTATAGTGTTTCTTACTTGTTTTCAAACGGTCCCTTTTCACATCTTGGTGCCAAGGCTGATTTCGCTTTTTCAGATGACGTAAGTTTAATGCTTGCCATTACCAACCCTTGGGATACCAATGATATTAGCGGGTCAGGCGTTTATGCCCTAGGCGGACAATTAGGTCTTTATGGTCAATTTATCAATGTTTATTACGATGGTGGTAGCGAAGTTGCGGGAGGACTTGGTTTCGAAATCGACTATACAGGAGGTTTTGACCTTTCCGATAGCTTTTTCTTTGGTATAAATGCTGCATATAATGACAATTCACAAACGAATAGCGGATTCTATGGAGCAGCCATTTACCCACAAATAACTACATCGGATAGTTTTGCGATTGGACTAAGAGGTGAATATTTTGCATACACAGCGGATGGTTTTGACGATGTTCCTGTTACAGCCCTTACCTTAACTGGAAGTTATACAAAAGAAAATTTAATAATTAAGCCAGAAATCCGTTTGGACAGCTTTGGAAAGGATAACGAACCTTTCTTTGATAGTAATGGAGGAACTACCAACAGCTTATCCTCTTTTGCCCTTGCAGCTATATATTCTTTCTAG
- a CDS encoding ABC transporter ATP-binding protein: MNHILVANKVSKRYGDHTALQNVSIEIPKNSIYGLLGPNGAGKTTLIRIINQITYPDQGAVFFEGEPLKSEHIAQIGYLPEERGLYKSMKVGEQALYLAQLKGLSKNDAKQRLKYWFDRLDIGDWWHKKIQELSKGMAQKIQFIVTVLHEPKLLIFDEPFSGFDPINASIIKDEILKLSENGTSIIFSTHRMESVEELCEYIALIHRSEKILDGKLSDIKQAFKKNIFKVGIEASAPSLLLQQLEGSFTILESEIAKNQLDFSVQLPNGRSNELLHFLGTQGTIKNFTETIPSANEIFIRTVEKQGIVHE, translated from the coding sequence ATGAATCATATTTTGGTCGCAAATAAGGTCTCCAAAAGGTACGGTGACCACACTGCTTTGCAAAATGTTTCCATAGAAATCCCTAAAAACAGTATTTATGGTTTGTTAGGCCCCAACGGGGCAGGTAAGACTACGTTGATACGGATTATCAATCAGATTACATATCCTGACCAGGGAGCGGTGTTTTTTGAGGGAGAGCCATTGAAAAGCGAACATATTGCCCAAATAGGATATTTACCAGAAGAAAGGGGCCTTTACAAGAGTATGAAAGTGGGCGAGCAGGCGCTTTATTTGGCCCAGCTTAAGGGTTTGTCCAAAAACGATGCGAAGCAGCGGTTAAAGTATTGGTTCGACAGGCTCGATATTGGCGATTGGTGGCACAAGAAAATCCAAGAACTTTCCAAAGGTATGGCGCAGAAGATACAGTTTATCGTTACCGTACTTCATGAGCCCAAGCTTTTGATCTTTGACGAACCGTTCAGTGGATTCGACCCAATAAACGCCAGTATAATAAAGGATGAAATCCTAAAACTAAGCGAAAATGGTACCTCTATCATTTTTTCAACGCACAGAATGGAATCCGTTGAGGAATTGTGCGAGTATATCGCCCTCATCCATCGATCGGAAAAGATATTGGACGGAAAACTATCGGATATCAAGCAGGCCTTCAAAAAAAATATTTTTAAGGTGGGTATAGAAGCTTCGGCCCCGTCATTATTATTGCAACAATTGGAAGGAAGTTTCACAATTTTGGAATCCGAGATTGCTAAAAATCAATTGGATTTTTCGGTACAACTTCCAAATGGCAGATCCAATGAATTGTTACATTTTTTAGGAACTCAGGGAACCATAAAGAATTTCACGGAAACAATTCCTTCAGCCAATGAGATTTTTATCAGAACCGTAGAAAAACAAGGTATTGTTCATGAGTAA
- a CDS encoding P-II family nitrogen regulator, with protein sequence MKKIEAIIRKSKFDEVKEALHQIEVNFFSYWDVTGVGNEKQGHVYRGISYSTTDIQRRYLTIVVSDEFAQKTVNTILETAYSGNVGDGKIFVSDVIEAYRIRTKESGQAGIN encoded by the coding sequence ATGAAAAAAATCGAGGCAATTATCAGAAAATCCAAGTTTGATGAAGTCAAAGAGGCGTTACATCAAATAGAGGTCAATTTCTTTAGTTACTGGGATGTAACAGGAGTTGGGAACGAAAAACAAGGTCATGTATATCGGGGTATTTCCTATAGTACTACAGACATTCAAAGAAGATATCTCACCATTGTTGTATCCGATGAATTTGCACAAAAAACCGTGAACACCATTTTGGAAACAGCCTATTCTGGTAATGTAGGGGACGGTAAAATATTTGTGTCCGATGTTATCGAAGCATATAGAATTAGGACAAAAGAAAGCGGTCAAGCAGGTATCAACTAA
- a CDS encoding DUF4920 domain-containing protein codes for MKGFNILLVFLLMGFWSIGQEKEPNTDKSNIFGVWVDETNVGTTNEMMSIYDGLSTNDTLNTKFVGKVKEVCQAKGCWMKVALSNGNEAMVRFKDYGFFMPKNIAGKEVVVDGIAFVEEMSVEDQKHYAKDAGAGQEELAKITMPKKTYGFEASGVLIKN; via the coding sequence ATGAAAGGTTTTAACATTTTGCTTGTGTTTTTATTGATGGGTTTTTGGTCCATCGGTCAGGAAAAAGAACCAAACACGGATAAATCAAATATATTCGGTGTGTGGGTGGATGAAACAAACGTTGGTACTACCAATGAAATGATGTCGATTTATGACGGTTTAAGCACGAACGATACCTTAAATACCAAATTCGTTGGTAAAGTAAAGGAAGTATGCCAGGCCAAGGGCTGTTGGATGAAGGTAGCGCTTTCAAATGGTAATGAAGCTATGGTGAGGTTTAAGGACTATGGTTTTTTTATGCCGAAGAATATCGCTGGCAAGGAGGTGGTAGTGGATGGAATTGCGTTTGTAGAGGAAATGAGCGTGGAAGATCAGAAACACTACGCGAAGGATGCCGGTGCTGGCCAAGAGGAGTTGGCCAAGATAACCATGCCCAAAAAGACCTATGGTTTTGAGGCAAGTGGGGTTCTTATCAAGAACTAG
- a CDS encoding nucleotide exchange factor GrpE, with product MSKKNKTEHIEEELSQEQVLEHEVDNEEMHAEEVKEEEIEMTEEERLKEELGKEKDKFLRLFAEFENYKKRTSKERMELFKTAGQEVIVSLLPVLDDFDRALKELSKSEDTEMFKGVELIKVKFRETLKSKGLQEVEVSVGDAFDAEIHEAITQIPAPEDHMKGKIIDVIEKGFKLGDRIIRHPKVVVGN from the coding sequence ATGAGCAAGAAAAATAAGACCGAACATATCGAAGAAGAACTTTCCCAAGAACAAGTATTGGAGCATGAAGTGGACAACGAGGAGATGCATGCCGAGGAGGTTAAAGAAGAGGAAATTGAAATGACCGAAGAAGAACGTTTAAAAGAGGAATTGGGTAAGGAGAAGGATAAGTTCTTGAGACTTTTTGCCGAATTTGAAAATTATAAGAAAAGAACATCCAAGGAGCGCATGGAGTTGTTCAAAACCGCAGGGCAGGAAGTAATAGTGTCCCTTCTACCGGTATTGGATGATTTCGATAGGGCTTTAAAGGAGCTTTCCAAATCTGAGGATACGGAAATGTTCAAGGGGGTGGAATTGATCAAGGTAAAGTTTAGGGAAACCTTAAAATCCAAAGGCTTACAGGAGGTTGAAGTAAGTGTAGGGGATGCTTTTGATGCAGAAATCCATGAGGCCATTACCCAAATCCCGGCACCCGAAGATCATATGAAGGGAAAAATTATCGATGTGATTGAAAAAGGCTTCAAGCTGGGCGATAGAATTATAAGACATCCAAAAGTGGTTGTTGGAAACTAA
- a CDS encoding TIGR01777 family oxidoreductase: MKILITGATGLVGKELVSQCHAKGHVVHFLTTSKNKLESRSDFKGFYWNPGNGEIDIRCFDGVSAIINLAGASISKRWTSKYKKQIMDSRIDSLATLRKALGNLPNHNITTMISASAIGIYPDSLSNYYEESEDAIDNSFLGEVVAAWEEKANEFKNLGMLVSKIRIGLVLSDRGGALPQMAKPVRYYAGAAFGSGQQWQSWIHVSDLARIFLFAMENELEGTYNGVSPNPVTNNRLIKEIARVLNRPLFLPNIPEGVMKLILGEMSYLLFASQRVSSKKIEEEGFIFEYQNICSALENIYGEKESNSKISNDISKEYAS, translated from the coding sequence ATGAAGATATTAATAACAGGAGCGACAGGATTGGTTGGTAAGGAATTGGTATCTCAATGTCATGCCAAAGGTCATGTGGTTCACTTTTTGACCACTAGTAAGAACAAATTGGAATCCAGGTCCGATTTTAAAGGGTTTTATTGGAACCCTGGCAATGGTGAAATTGACATCCGGTGTTTTGACGGTGTATCGGCCATCATAAATTTGGCCGGGGCGAGCATCTCCAAAAGATGGACGTCCAAGTACAAGAAACAAATCATGGACAGTAGGATTGATTCGTTGGCTACGTTGCGAAAGGCTTTGGGCAATCTTCCCAATCACAACATCACCACTATGATATCCGCTTCTGCCATAGGTATTTATCCAGATTCCTTATCCAATTATTATGAGGAAAGCGAGGATGCTATTGACAATAGCTTTCTAGGGGAAGTGGTAGCTGCTTGGGAAGAAAAGGCCAATGAATTTAAGAATCTGGGAATGTTGGTTTCTAAGATTAGGATTGGTTTGGTATTGTCCGATAGGGGGGGCGCCTTGCCTCAAATGGCGAAACCTGTCAGGTATTATGCCGGTGCGGCCTTCGGTTCTGGACAGCAGTGGCAATCGTGGATACACGTATCTGATCTGGCCAGGATTTTTCTCTTCGCAATGGAAAATGAACTGGAAGGGACCTACAATGGAGTTTCACCAAATCCCGTCACAAATAATAGATTGATAAAGGAAATCGCACGGGTTCTAAACCGGCCTTTGTTTTTGCCAAACATACCTGAAGGGGTAATGAAGCTCATTCTTGGGGAAATGAGTTATTTGCTCTTTGCGAGCCAACGGGTAAGCAGTAAAAAAATTGAAGAGGAAGGATTTATTTTTGAATATCAGAATATCTGTTCCGCCTTGGAAAATATTTATGGGGAAAAGGAATCGAACTCTAAGATATCCAATGATATATCAAAGGAATATGCGTCATAA
- the crcB gene encoding fluoride efflux transporter CrcB, which translates to MKQFLLIFLGGGIGSFLRYLISKTLNSHYPNFYLGTFLVNILGCFIIGLLIGLSLRNNYLSQNQMLLLATGFCGGFTTFSTFALESHILLKEHSILYMSVYLGLSIFIGILAIALGLYLCKLL; encoded by the coding sequence ATGAAACAGTTTTTGCTGATATTTTTAGGTGGTGGCATTGGAAGTTTTTTACGATATCTAATTTCCAAGACCCTAAATTCACACTACCCCAACTTTTACTTAGGCACTTTTCTTGTAAATATTTTAGGCTGCTTTATCATAGGTCTACTTATCGGGCTATCCTTAAGGAACAATTACCTATCACAAAACCAAATGCTATTGTTGGCAACCGGTTTTTGCGGTGGTTTTACTACGTTCTCCACATTTGCACTGGAAAGCCATATACTTCTTAAGGAACATTCAATTTTGTATATGTCCGTATATCTTGGACTAAGTATTTTTATAGGCATCCTTGCCATTGCCTTGGGGCTTTACCTCTGCAAGTTGTTATAA
- the mnmD gene encoding tRNA (5-methylaminomethyl-2-thiouridine)(34)-methyltransferase MnmD, which yields MEREIIVTADGSKTIQIKGWNEQYHSKHGAIQEAYHVFIKNGLNLFEHQEISIMEIGFGTGLNAFITLLEASKRDLRIQYVGVEAYPVSDLEISQLNYVEELDALKNRKGFEKLHSSPWEETTMITQDFYIKKVQKDFKEIQYSNGFDLVYFDAFGARVQPELWTEAIFRKMFKALKINGVLVTYAAKGSVRRAMQEVGFQVERLPGPPGKREMLRARKVNS from the coding sequence TTGGAAAGGGAAATTATTGTTACGGCCGATGGTTCCAAGACCATCCAAATAAAAGGTTGGAACGAACAGTACCATTCCAAGCATGGGGCCATACAGGAGGCCTACCATGTCTTTATTAAAAACGGCCTGAATTTATTTGAACACCAAGAAATTTCAATTATGGAAATTGGCTTTGGTACGGGCCTCAATGCCTTCATTACACTTCTTGAGGCGTCAAAAAGGGACTTGAGGATTCAATATGTTGGTGTGGAGGCCTACCCTGTAAGTGATTTGGAAATCAGTCAATTGAATTATGTTGAAGAACTGGATGCCCTAAAAAACCGTAAGGGTTTTGAAAAATTGCACAGCTCTCCTTGGGAAGAAACCACCATGATCACCCAGGATTTTTATATTAAAAAGGTTCAAAAGGACTTTAAGGAAATCCAGTATTCAAATGGATTCGATTTAGTTTATTTCGATGCTTTTGGAGCTCGGGTACAACCAGAACTTTGGACAGAAGCTATATTCCGTAAAATGTTCAAAGCCCTAAAAATAAATGGTGTTCTCGTCACCTATGCCGCCAAGGGCAGTGTGAGAAGGGCGATGCAGGAGGTGGGTTTTCAAGTGGAGCGTCTTCCCGGACCGCCCGGTAAAAGGGAAATGCTTAGGGCGAGAAAAGTGAATTCGTAG
- a CDS encoding DUF1684 domain-containing protein, with amino-acid sequence MYRLMVLILLSIGMFSTCKEAKKYHDEKPNLVAEAPTDKIADILAHQQKLNEEFKDPDVSPLPDRFRKDFKGLDFFAPDTNYVIDADFIRTPDAVPFMMPTTTDRKSEEVVYAKVKFELHGKLFELEVYQNAELIQENGYEDYLFLPFTDLTNGEETYGGGRYLDVRIPNGNRITIDFNKAYNPYCVYNKKYSCPLVPAVNHMDTRILAGVKNFDKK; translated from the coding sequence ATGTATCGATTAATGGTCCTGATTTTGCTTTCAATTGGTATGTTTAGCACCTGTAAGGAAGCAAAGAAATATCACGATGAAAAACCAAATTTGGTCGCCGAGGCTCCTACGGATAAGATTGCCGATATCCTGGCCCACCAGCAGAAACTAAATGAGGAATTCAAAGACCCAGACGTGTCACCCTTACCGGATAGGTTTCGAAAGGATTTTAAGGGACTTGATTTTTTCGCACCGGATACCAATTATGTAATCGATGCCGATTTTATAAGGACCCCGGATGCAGTGCCTTTTATGATGCCCACCACCACTGATAGGAAATCAGAAGAAGTGGTCTACGCCAAGGTGAAATTCGAGCTTCATGGAAAACTTTTTGAACTGGAGGTTTACCAGAACGCTGAACTCATACAAGAAAATGGGTACGAGGATTATCTGTTTCTTCCCTTTACGGATTTAACAAACGGGGAGGAAACCTATGGTGGTGGCAGGTATCTGGATGTAAGGATTCCTAATGGCAACAGGATTACCATCGATTTTAATAAAGCCTATAATCCATATTGTGTATACAACAAAAAATATTCCTGCCCCTTGGTGCCTGCAGTAAATCACATGGATACTAGAATACTGGCCGGGGTCAAGAATTTTGATAAAAAATAA
- a CDS encoding ammonium transporter, translating into MDAGLFTANNVWMMLATALVFFMHTGFAFLEIGLTRQKNTINILFKNIFIITGGLLLYYAFGFNLMYPGFEDGDTGILKFAGFGIAAPEGGMTPDYADGGYTWWTDFLFQGMFAATAATIVSGAVAERIKIGSFMIFTIVYVGLVYPIVGAWKWGGGFLDSWGFYDFAGSTLVHSVGGWAALVAVTLLGSRIGKFGKDGKPNAIPGHSIPMATAGVLILWLGWFGFNGGSVLSADPELTSLVLVTTSLAAAAGGFGAMITSTILYKNLDLTMFLNGILGGLVGITAGADLMSPNEAVVIGFLAGILIVFGVALIDKLKLDDPVGAIAVHLICGIWGTLAVGIFGSKAGIDQLLTQLYGVLIIGAFCIVSAGIILGVLKATLGLRVSREEELEGLDIHEHGMDAYPDFRMNQH; encoded by the coding sequence ATGGACGCAGGATTATTTACAGCGAATAACGTATGGATGATGTTGGCAACCGCATTGGTGTTCTTCATGCATACAGGTTTTGCCTTTTTGGAAATTGGTTTAACCAGACAAAAAAATACGATCAACATTTTATTTAAGAACATATTCATCATAACGGGAGGTTTACTTCTATATTACGCCTTTGGGTTTAACCTAATGTACCCCGGTTTTGAGGATGGGGACACCGGAATATTAAAATTCGCAGGATTTGGTATCGCTGCACCGGAAGGAGGCATGACCCCTGATTACGCCGATGGTGGCTACACATGGTGGACAGATTTTCTTTTCCAAGGGATGTTCGCCGCTACAGCGGCAACCATTGTCTCGGGAGCCGTTGCTGAGCGAATCAAAATAGGTTCCTTCATGATTTTCACGATAGTTTACGTAGGATTGGTATACCCAATCGTTGGTGCGTGGAAATGGGGTGGAGGATTCTTGGATTCCTGGGGATTCTATGACTTTGCCGGTTCAACTTTGGTACACTCCGTGGGTGGATGGGCAGCTTTGGTCGCGGTTACTTTATTAGGCTCCAGAATAGGGAAGTTTGGAAAGGACGGTAAGCCAAACGCCATACCTGGCCATAGCATACCAATGGCCACAGCTGGGGTTTTGATCCTTTGGTTGGGATGGTTTGGATTCAACGGAGGTTCCGTACTTTCTGCAGATCCAGAATTGACTTCCTTAGTATTGGTCACTACAAGTTTGGCCGCCGCCGCCGGTGGTTTTGGCGCCATGATTACCTCAACCATTCTTTACAAGAATCTTGACCTTACCATGTTTCTTAACGGTATCCTAGGAGGCTTGGTGGGTATCACTGCAGGAGCCGATTTAATGTCTCCAAACGAAGCAGTCGTCATTGGATTCTTAGCTGGTATACTTATCGTGTTTGGGGTTGCCTTGATCGACAAATTAAAACTGGATGATCCCGTTGGTGCGATTGCCGTACACTTGATTTGTGGTATTTGGGGAACCTTGGCCGTAGGTATTTTTGGAAGCAAAGCAGGTATCGATCAATTGTTGACCCAATTATATGGTGTATTGATAATTGGAGCCTTTTGTATTGTAAGCGCAGGTATCATCCTTGGCGTATTGAAAGCTACCCTTGGTCTTAGGGTTTCAAGAGAAGAAGAATTGGAAGGTCTTGACATTCACGAACATGGAATGGATGCCTATCCCGACTTCAGAATGAACCAACATTAG
- a CDS encoding pyrophosphohydrolase domain-containing protein, translating to MKSKINAVQLFHESFGLGVSPVMRADLGKTKNQLRFNLMDEENKEYLEAASNNDLVEVADALGDMLYILCGTILEHGMQHKIEEVFNEIQRSNMSKLGKDGKPIYREDGKVLKGPNYFKPDIASILEN from the coding sequence ATGAAAAGTAAGATAAACGCCGTACAATTATTCCATGAATCTTTTGGACTTGGAGTCTCGCCGGTAATGCGGGCAGATTTGGGAAAAACAAAAAACCAATTGCGTTTTAATTTGATGGACGAGGAAAATAAGGAATACCTAGAGGCTGCCTCAAATAACGACCTTGTGGAGGTTGCCGATGCCCTTGGGGATATGTTGTATATTCTTTGCGGAACCATTTTGGAACATGGAATGCAGCATAAAATAGAGGAAGTTTTTAACGAAATCCAACGGAGTAACATGAGCAAATTGGGTAAGGACGGGAAACCTATTTATCGTGAAGACGGAAAGGTGCTAAAAGGTCCCAATTATTTTAAACCGGATATAGCTTCCATTTTGGAAAATTAA